The Indicator indicator isolate 239-I01 chromosome 32, UM_Iind_1.1, whole genome shotgun sequence genome contains a region encoding:
- the C1QB gene encoding complement C1q subcomponent subunit B produces the protein MQTLWVLLLCLAAGQLASANLCETYGTIPGIPGAPGLPGSNGRDGENGPKGEPGHPGQVENEGDRGEKGDPGVPGLPGEAGHRGIPGGRGLPGFLGPPGPQGDHGDYKATVKSAFCAARSLSSYPRQEQAVRFNRVLANEQEHYESLSGRFTCRLPGIYYFTYHVTSRGNLCLSLKKGQAGGRAEKVVTFCDYVQGSYQVTTGGVVLRLAENESVWLEPTKENSLVGIEGSDSIFSGFLIFPDA, from the exons ATGCAGAccctgtgggtgctgctgctctgcctggctgcagggcagcttgCAAGTGCCAACCTCTGCGAGACCTACGGCACCATCCCAGGCATCCCCGGGGCACCAGGACTGCCTGGCAGCAATGGCAGAGATGGGGAGAATGGCCCAAAGGGAGAGCCAG GTCACCCTGGCCAGGTGGAGAATGAAGGAGAcaggggggagaagggagacCCAGGAGTGCCAGGGCTCCCCGGGGAGGCCGGACACAGGGGCATCCCTGGTGGAAGGGGACTGCCAGGTTTCCTGGGACCCCCTGGCCCTCAAGGGGACCACGGTGACTACAAGGCCACTGTGAAGTCTGCCTTCTGCGCTGCCAGGTCGCTCAGCTCCTACCCgcggcaggagcaggcagtgcgcTTCAACCGCGTCCTGGCCAACGAGCAGGAGCACTACGAGAGCCTCTCCGGCCGCTTCACCTGCCGCCTCCCGGGCATCTACTACTTCACCTACCACGTCACCTCCAGGGGCAACCTCTGcctcagcctgaagaagggGCAGGCTGGCGGCAGGGCTGAGAAAGTGGTGACCTTCTGTGACTACGTGCAGGGCAGCTACCAGGTGACGACAGGTGGCGTGGTGCTCAGGCTGGCAGAGAATGAGTCTGTCTGGCTGGAGCCCACCAAGGAGAACTCCCTGGTGGGGATAGAAGGGTCTGACAGCATCTTCTCTGGCTTCCTCATCTTCCCCGATGCTTAG